A single region of the Streptomyces diastaticus subsp. diastaticus genome encodes:
- a CDS encoding Rossmann-like and DUF2520 domain-containing protein: MNTPSLPDPHARPARLTVGVVGAGRVGPALAAALQLAGHRPVAVSGVSDASRRRADALLPGVPLVTPAEVLAAADLVLLTVPDDALPELVEGLAATGAVRPGQLLVHTSGRYGVGVLGPARRAGALPLALHPAMTFTGTAVDVQRLAGCSFGVTAPEELRLAAEALVIEMGGEPEWIAEEARPLYHAALALGANHLVTLVAEAMELLGEAGVGAPDRMLGPLLGAALDNALRSGGAALTGPVARGDAGTVAAHVEQLRAHAPRTVPGYLAMARATADRALDQGLLKPDLAAALLAVLADRAEDSVPGRASGTPTDDDHPDDDHPDDERPDGEGQDGTDR; the protein is encoded by the coding sequence GTGAACACACCCTCCCTGCCCGACCCGCACGCCCGCCCCGCCCGCCTCACCGTCGGTGTGGTCGGCGCGGGTCGCGTCGGCCCCGCTCTGGCCGCGGCGCTCCAGCTCGCCGGGCACCGCCCCGTCGCCGTCTCCGGGGTCTCCGACGCCTCCCGGCGCCGCGCCGACGCCCTGCTGCCCGGCGTCCCCCTGGTCACCCCCGCCGAGGTGCTGGCCGCCGCGGACCTCGTCCTGCTCACCGTCCCCGACGACGCCCTGCCCGAGCTGGTCGAGGGGCTCGCCGCCACCGGCGCCGTCCGCCCGGGCCAGTTGCTGGTGCACACCTCCGGCCGGTACGGCGTCGGCGTGCTCGGCCCCGCCCGCCGGGCGGGGGCGCTGCCGCTCGCCCTGCACCCCGCGATGACCTTCACCGGAACCGCCGTCGACGTGCAGCGCCTGGCCGGCTGCTCCTTCGGCGTCACCGCCCCCGAGGAACTGCGGCTGGCCGCCGAGGCCCTGGTCATCGAGATGGGCGGCGAGCCGGAATGGATCGCCGAGGAGGCCCGCCCCCTCTACCACGCGGCCCTCGCGCTCGGCGCCAACCACCTGGTCACCCTGGTCGCCGAGGCCATGGAACTGCTGGGCGAGGCCGGTGTCGGCGCCCCCGACCGGATGCTCGGCCCGCTCCTCGGCGCCGCCCTGGACAACGCCCTGCGCTCCGGCGGCGCCGCCCTCACCGGCCCGGTCGCCCGCGGCGACGCCGGCACGGTCGCGGCCCACGTCGAGCAGTTGCGCGCGCACGCCCCGCGTACCGTCCCCGGGTACCTCGCGATGGCCCGCGCCACCGCCGACCGCGCCCTCGACCAGGGCCTGCTCAAGCCCGATCTCGCTGCTGCCCTCCTCGCGGTGCTCGCCGACCGTGCCGAGGACTCCGTACCCGGCCGGGCATCCGGCACCCCCACCGACGACGACCACCCCGACGACGACCACCCCGACGACGAGCGCCCCGACGGCGAGGGCCAGGACGGAACGGACCGATGA
- the panC gene encoding pantoate--beta-alanine ligase yields MTDPTPPAPTGTPGVTLVRTAAELRAAPLPGRRAVVMTMGALHEGHAQLVRAARELAGPDGQVVVTVFVNPLQFGAGEDLDRYPRTLDADLATARAAGADLVFAPSVDEVYPGGEPQVRITAGAMGGLLEGATRPGHFDGMLTVVAKLLHLTRPDLALYGQKDAQQLALIRRMVKDLDFGVEIVAVPTVREDDGLARSSRNRYLSPAERRTALALSRALFAGRDRLGAQEALRERADAAGGDAARAGALDALGESRLAADAHALAHARLPGPAAVRESARAVLEEAGRAEPPLVLDYLALVDPATFTEITEDHEGEALLAVAAKAGATRLIDNIPLHFAPHGAAS; encoded by the coding sequence ATGACCGACCCCACCCCGCCCGCGCCCACCGGCACCCCGGGCGTCACCCTCGTGCGCACCGCCGCCGAACTGCGCGCGGCGCCGCTCCCCGGACGGCGGGCCGTGGTCATGACGATGGGCGCGCTCCACGAGGGCCACGCCCAGCTCGTCCGCGCCGCCCGCGAGCTGGCGGGCCCGGACGGGCAGGTCGTCGTCACCGTCTTCGTCAACCCGCTCCAGTTCGGCGCGGGGGAGGACCTCGACCGCTATCCGCGCACCCTCGACGCCGACCTGGCGACCGCCCGCGCGGCCGGCGCCGACCTGGTCTTCGCCCCCTCCGTCGACGAGGTCTACCCGGGCGGCGAACCCCAGGTCAGGATCACCGCGGGCGCCATGGGCGGCCTGCTGGAGGGCGCCACCCGGCCCGGCCACTTCGACGGCATGCTCACCGTCGTCGCCAAGCTCCTCCACCTCACCCGGCCCGACCTCGCCCTCTACGGCCAGAAGGACGCCCAGCAGCTCGCGCTGATCCGCCGCATGGTCAAGGACCTCGACTTCGGCGTCGAGATCGTCGCCGTCCCCACCGTCCGCGAGGACGACGGCCTGGCCCGCTCCAGCCGGAACCGCTACCTGAGTCCGGCCGAGCGCCGCACCGCCCTCGCCCTCTCGCGCGCCCTGTTCGCCGGACGCGACCGGCTCGGTGCCCAGGAGGCCCTGCGCGAGCGCGCCGACGCCGCCGGCGGTGACGCCGCCCGCGCCGGGGCGCTCGACGCGCTCGGCGAGTCCCGGCTCGCCGCCGACGCCCATGCCCTGGCCCACGCCCGGCTGCCCGGCCCCGCCGCCGTCCGCGAGTCCGCCCGCGCGGTGCTGGAGGAGGCGGGCCGCGCCGAGCCGCCGCTCGTCCTCGACTACCTCGCCCTCGTCGACCCGGCCACCTTCACCGAGATCACCGAGGACCACGAGGGGGAGGCCCTCCTCGCCGTCGCCGCCAAAGCCGGCGCCACCCGCCTCATCGACAACATCCCCCTCCACTTCGCACCGCACGGAGCCGCCTCGTGA
- a CDS encoding L-aspartate oxidase, whose translation MTGQPPEQTTARTAIRLPAPAPGWAEPADVVVVGSGVAGLTAALRCAAAGLRAVVVTKARLDDGSTRWAQGGIAAALGEGDTPGQHLDDTLVAGAGLCDEEAVRLLVTEGPDAVRRLIGAGAVFDTADTAGTLALTREGGHHRRRIAHAGGDATGAEISRALVAAVRAEGIRTVENALVLDLLTDAEGRTAGVTLHVMGEGRHDGVGAVHAPAVVLATGGMGQVFSATTNPAVSTGDGVALALRAGAEVADLEFVQFHPTVLFLGADAEGQQPLVSEAVRGEGAHLVDADGTRFMVGLHELAELAPRDIVAKAITRRMQERDTEHMYLDARHFGARMWAERFPTILAACRAHSIDPVTEPIPVAPAAHYASGGIRTDRWGRTTLPGLYACGEAACTGVHGANRLASNSLLEGLVYAERIADAVVAAHPAGGPAPVPAEPARAETVPLLAPEQRFALQRTMTRGAGVLRSEASLAQAAEALSALRAQSGDRADDGAPVEAKPAEPGVESWEATNLLCVARVLVDSARRRTETRGCHWREDHPDRDDAHWRRHLVTRLAQDRTLSVHTTAGPGLPATAPPGGTP comes from the coding sequence GTGACCGGCCAGCCCCCCGAGCAGACCACTGCCCGCACGGCGATACGGCTGCCCGCGCCCGCCCCGGGCTGGGCCGAGCCCGCCGACGTCGTGGTGGTCGGCAGCGGCGTGGCCGGACTGACCGCCGCCCTGCGCTGCGCGGCGGCCGGACTGCGCGCGGTCGTCGTCACCAAGGCGCGGCTGGACGACGGGTCGACGCGGTGGGCGCAGGGCGGGATCGCCGCCGCGCTCGGTGAGGGCGACACCCCGGGGCAGCACCTCGACGACACGCTCGTCGCCGGCGCCGGACTCTGCGACGAGGAGGCCGTACGCCTGCTGGTCACCGAGGGACCCGACGCCGTGCGCCGCCTCATCGGCGCGGGCGCCGTCTTCGACACCGCCGACACGGCCGGCACCCTCGCGCTCACCCGCGAGGGCGGCCACCACCGGCGCAGGATCGCCCACGCGGGCGGCGACGCGACCGGGGCGGAGATCTCCCGCGCGCTGGTCGCCGCCGTGCGCGCCGAGGGGATCCGCACCGTCGAGAACGCCCTCGTCCTCGACCTGCTCACCGACGCCGAGGGCCGCACGGCCGGTGTCACCCTGCACGTCATGGGCGAGGGGCGGCACGACGGCGTCGGCGCCGTGCACGCCCCCGCCGTGGTCCTCGCCACCGGCGGCATGGGCCAGGTCTTCTCCGCCACCACCAATCCGGCGGTCTCCACCGGCGACGGCGTGGCCCTCGCGCTGCGCGCCGGGGCGGAGGTCGCCGACCTGGAATTCGTCCAGTTCCACCCGACCGTCCTCTTCCTCGGCGCCGACGCCGAGGGACAGCAGCCGCTGGTCTCCGAGGCGGTCCGGGGCGAGGGGGCGCACCTGGTCGACGCCGACGGCACCCGGTTCATGGTGGGCCTGCACGAGCTGGCCGAGCTGGCCCCGCGCGACATCGTCGCCAAGGCGATCACCCGCCGGATGCAGGAGCGGGACACCGAGCACATGTACCTCGACGCCCGCCACTTCGGCGCCCGGATGTGGGCCGAGCGCTTCCCCACCATCCTCGCCGCCTGCCGCGCCCACTCCATCGACCCGGTCACCGAGCCGATCCCGGTCGCCCCCGCCGCCCACTACGCCTCCGGCGGCATCCGCACCGACCGCTGGGGCCGCACCACACTGCCCGGCCTCTACGCCTGCGGCGAGGCCGCCTGCACCGGCGTCCACGGCGCCAACCGCCTCGCCTCCAACTCCCTCCTGGAGGGCCTGGTCTACGCCGAGCGGATCGCGGACGCCGTCGTCGCGGCCCACCCGGCGGGCGGACCGGCGCCCGTACCGGCGGAGCCCGCCCGGGCCGAGACGGTCCCGCTGCTCGCCCCCGAGCAGCGGTTCGCGCTCCAGCGGACCATGACGCGCGGCGCCGGAGTGCTGCGTTCCGAAGCCTCGCTGGCCCAGGCGGCCGAGGCACTGTCGGCGCTCCGCGCGCAGTCCGGGGACCGGGCCGACGACGGCGCGCCCGTCGAGGCCAAGCCGGCCGAGCCGGGCGTCGAGAGCTGGGAGGCGACCAACCTCCTCTGCGTCGCCCGGGTCCTCGTCGACTCGGCCCGGCGCCGCACCGAGACCCGCGGTTGCCACTGGCGCGAGGACCACCCCGACCGCGACGACGCCCACTGGCGCCGCCATCTCGTCACGCGGCTGGCGCAGGACCGTACGCTCAGCGTGCACACCACCGCCGGGCCGGGCCTCCCGGCCACCGCCCCGCCCGGTGGGACACCCTGA
- the nadC gene encoding carboxylating nicotinate-nucleotide diphosphorylase, which yields MSSTPDLPLHRIGAQDEGGGCGDSCGCGHSAEETELTIDPALAAGFAAAGIDPFDVEQVALLALAEDLADGEDVTTVATIPEAAVATADFTARENGTVAGLRIAEAVLSIVATEEFEVERHAEDGDRIIAGEPLLTVTARTRDLLTAERSALNILCRLSGIATATRAWADALEGTKAKVRDTRKTTPGLRALEKYAVRCGGGVNHRMSLSDAALVKDNHVVAAGGVAAAFRAVRERFPEVPIEVEVDTLHQLREVVEAGADLVLLDNFTTVETEEAVTLADGRALLESSGRLTLDNARAYAETGVDYLAVGALTHSAPILDIGLDLREARLGAVEGAGA from the coding sequence GTGAGCAGCACCCCCGACCTCCCCCTCCACCGGATCGGCGCCCAGGACGAGGGCGGCGGCTGCGGTGACTCCTGCGGCTGCGGGCACTCGGCCGAGGAGACCGAGCTGACCATCGACCCGGCGCTGGCCGCCGGGTTCGCCGCCGCCGGGATCGACCCGTTCGACGTCGAGCAGGTCGCCCTGCTGGCGCTCGCCGAGGACCTCGCCGACGGCGAGGACGTCACCACCGTCGCCACCATCCCCGAGGCCGCGGTCGCCACCGCCGACTTCACCGCGCGGGAGAACGGCACGGTCGCCGGGCTCCGGATCGCGGAGGCGGTGTTGTCGATCGTGGCCACCGAGGAGTTCGAGGTGGAGCGGCACGCCGAGGACGGCGACCGGATCATCGCGGGCGAGCCGCTGCTGACCGTCACCGCCCGCACCCGCGACCTGCTGACCGCCGAGCGCAGCGCCCTCAACATCCTCTGCCGCCTCTCCGGCATCGCCACCGCCACCCGCGCCTGGGCCGACGCCCTGGAGGGGACGAAGGCGAAGGTGCGCGACACCCGCAAGACCACCCCGGGCCTGCGCGCCCTGGAGAAGTACGCGGTCCGCTGCGGCGGCGGCGTCAACCACCGCATGTCGCTCTCCGACGCCGCCCTCGTCAAGGACAACCACGTGGTGGCGGCCGGGGGCGTCGCCGCCGCCTTCCGCGCGGTGCGCGAGCGGTTCCCCGAGGTGCCCATCGAGGTGGAGGTGGACACCCTGCACCAGCTCCGCGAGGTGGTGGAGGCCGGCGCCGACCTGGTCCTGCTGGACAACTTCACCACCGTCGAGACCGAGGAGGCCGTCACCCTGGCCGACGGCCGCGCCCTGCTGGAGTCCTCCGGCCGCCTCACCCTGGACAACGCCCGCGCCTACGCGGAGACCGGCGTCGACTACCTCGCGGTGGGCGCCCTCACCCACTCGGCGCCCATCCTCGACATCGGCCTGGACCTGCGCGAGGCCCGCCTCGGCGCCGTCGAGGGAGCGGGCGCCTGA
- a CDS encoding type III pantothenate kinase codes for MLLTIDVGNTHTVLGLFDGDEIVEHWRISTDPRRTADELAVLLQGLMGTHPLLGEELGDGVEGIAICSTVPSVLHELREVTRRYYGDVPAVLVEPGIKTGVPILMDHPKEVGADRIINAAAAIELFDGPAIVVDFGTATTFDAVSARGEYVGGVIAPGIEISVEALGAKGAQLRKFEVARPRSVIGKNTVEAMQSGIIYGFAGQVDGVVARMSRELADDPEDVTVIATGGLAPLVLKEATVIDEHEPWLTLIGLRLVYERNRPRL; via the coding sequence ATGCTGCTCACCATCGACGTCGGCAACACCCACACCGTCCTCGGCCTCTTCGACGGCGACGAGATCGTCGAGCACTGGCGGATCTCCACCGACCCGAGGCGCACCGCGGACGAGCTGGCCGTCCTGCTCCAGGGCCTGATGGGCACCCACCCGCTGCTCGGCGAGGAGCTGGGCGACGGCGTCGAGGGCATCGCCATCTGCTCGACGGTCCCCTCGGTCCTGCACGAGCTGCGCGAGGTGACCCGGCGGTACTACGGCGACGTGCCCGCCGTGCTGGTCGAGCCGGGCATCAAGACCGGCGTGCCGATCCTGATGGACCACCCGAAGGAGGTCGGCGCCGACCGCATCATCAACGCGGCCGCCGCCATCGAGCTGTTCGACGGCCCCGCGATCGTCGTCGACTTCGGCACCGCCACCACCTTCGACGCCGTCTCGGCCCGTGGTGAGTACGTGGGCGGCGTCATCGCCCCCGGTATCGAGATCTCGGTGGAGGCGCTGGGCGCGAAGGGCGCCCAGCTCCGCAAGTTCGAGGTGGCCAGGCCGCGCAGCGTGATCGGCAAGAACACCGTGGAGGCGATGCAGTCCGGCATCATCTACGGCTTCGCCGGCCAGGTCGACGGTGTGGTCGCCCGGATGTCCCGCGAGCTGGCCGACGACCCCGAGGACGTCACGGTCATCGCCACCGGCGGCCTCGCCCCGCTGGTCCTCAAGGAAGCCACCGTCATCGACGAGCACGAGCCCTGGCTCACCCTCATCGGCCTCCGCCTGGTCTACGAGCGGAACCGCCCGCGCCTCTGA
- a CDS encoding BlaI/MecI/CopY family transcriptional regulator, giving the protein MTRVWKWNRPVTVREVLEDLQQERSIAYTTVMTVMDNLYQKGWVRREAEGRAYRYTAVSTRAAYAAALMNEAWQRSDNQAAALVAFFGMMSPEQREALGDAMRVIQLPSEAPREVPGPSEGAEGAEDTEGAEDTEDAERAEAPEEAEDAQDPREPVQGRGGPTTPEAASELPESEGGAPEAGAGR; this is encoded by the coding sequence ATGACACGCGTGTGGAAGTGGAACCGCCCGGTGACCGTTCGGGAAGTGCTGGAGGATCTCCAGCAGGAGCGGTCGATCGCTTACACCACCGTGATGACGGTAATGGACAATCTCTATCAGAAGGGCTGGGTACGAAGGGAAGCGGAAGGGCGGGCCTATCGATATACGGCCGTCTCCACGCGGGCCGCGTACGCCGCCGCACTGATGAACGAGGCGTGGCAGCGCAGCGACAACCAGGCCGCCGCACTCGTCGCCTTCTTCGGCATGATGTCGCCCGAACAACGCGAAGCCCTCGGCGACGCGATGCGCGTCATCCAACTCCCCTCCGAGGCACCCCGAGAAGTCCCCGGGCCGTCAGAAGGCGCGGAAGGCGCGGAGGACACCGAAGGCGCGGAAGACACGGAAGACGCGGAACGGGCCGAAGCCCCGGAAGAAGCCGAAGACGCGCAAGACCCGCGAGAACCCGTACAAGGCCGCGGCGGACCCACCACGCCCGAGGCGGCGTCCGAACTCCCGGAATCGGAGGGCGGTGCCCCGGAGGCCGGTGCCGGGCGATAG
- a CDS encoding amino-acid N-acetyltransferase has product MPEGAAENAADAKGGPPAKALSVRRARTSDIPAVRSLLDSYVRKGILLDKATVTLYEDIQEFWVAERDDNAEVVGCGALHVMWEDLAEVRTLAVNPEVRGAGVGHQVLGKLLQTARWLGVRRVFCLTFEVDFFARHGFVEIGETPVDHDVYSELLRSYDEGVAEFLGLERVKPNTLGNSRMLLHL; this is encoded by the coding sequence ATGCCGGAAGGGGCCGCCGAGAACGCGGCCGACGCCAAAGGCGGACCCCCCGCGAAAGCCCTCAGTGTCCGCCGCGCCCGCACCAGCGACATCCCCGCGGTCCGCTCTCTGCTCGACTCCTACGTACGCAAGGGCATCCTGCTCGACAAAGCGACGGTGACCCTTTACGAGGACATCCAGGAGTTCTGGGTCGCCGAACGCGACGACAACGCCGAGGTCGTCGGTTGCGGCGCCCTTCACGTGATGTGGGAAGATCTCGCCGAAGTCCGTACTCTCGCGGTGAATCCCGAGGTCAGGGGAGCGGGAGTGGGCCATCAAGTGCTCGGCAAGCTCCTTCAGACCGCACGCTGGCTGGGAGTGCGGCGGGTTTTCTGCCTCACCTTCGAGGTCGACTTCTTCGCCCGCCACGGCTTCGTCGAGATCGGTGAGACGCCGGTGGACCACGACGTCTACAGCGAGCTGCTGCGTTCCTATGACGAGGGTGTCGCGGAGTTCCTCGGGCTCGAACGGGTGAAACCGAACACCCTCGGCAACAGCCGCATGCTTCTGCATCTCTAG
- a CDS encoding histone-like nucleoid-structuring protein Lsr2, which produces MAQKVQVLLVDDLDGGEADETVTFALDGKSYEIDLKAEHAEELRSLLERYVKGGRRTGGRSSGGRGRATRATSAGSGPETAVIRAWAKENGYDINDRGRVPANIRAEYEKANG; this is translated from the coding sequence GTGGCACAGAAGGTTCAGGTCCTTCTTGTCGATGACCTCGACGGCGGCGAGGCGGACGAGACCGTGACGTTCGCGCTCGACGGCAAGTCCTACGAGATCGACCTCAAGGCCGAGCACGCCGAGGAGCTGCGCTCGCTCCTGGAGCGGTACGTGAAGGGCGGCCGGCGCACCGGCGGCCGCAGCTCCGGCGGCCGTGGCCGCGCGACCCGCGCCACCTCCGCCGGTTCCGGCCCGGAGACCGCGGTCATCCGCGCCTGGGCCAAGGAGAACGGCTACGACATCAACGACCGTGGCCGCGTCCCGGCCAACATCCGCGCCGAGTACGAGAAGGCCAACGGCTGA
- a CDS encoding SCO3374 family protein: MTLPGHHGTPPAAPVPRPSRPRPADGRYEAWRDWYARVPGWQVTDGVPPLLPAGTAFDALSLPAAAGREVLDRLSPATPVAVDGQTMHVLVAPGSAEELPGLLDWLEWGALVPELRGVGEGGLLAAPAPPGLRTRGVAARWVRPPLAGGPGRAPVLPGLTRLGDGGAPDLVRLVSAAATACHRLGLGRCGDQPLAFSYSARMLAGTRPRSLMS, translated from the coding sequence ATGACACTTCCCGGCCACCACGGCACCCCGCCCGCCGCACCGGTACCGCGCCCGAGCCGACCGCGCCCGGCGGACGGGAGGTACGAGGCGTGGCGCGACTGGTACGCGCGGGTGCCGGGCTGGCAGGTGACGGACGGGGTGCCGCCACTGCTGCCGGCCGGGACCGCCTTCGACGCGCTCTCGCTCCCCGCGGCGGCGGGCCGGGAGGTACTGGACCGGTTGTCCCCGGCGACGCCCGTGGCGGTCGACGGACAGACCATGCACGTGCTGGTGGCGCCCGGCTCCGCGGAGGAGCTCCCGGGCCTGCTCGACTGGCTGGAGTGGGGCGCTCTCGTGCCGGAGCTGCGCGGGGTCGGGGAGGGCGGCCTGCTGGCGGCGCCCGCGCCACCGGGGCTGCGGACGCGGGGTGTGGCCGCGCGGTGGGTGCGGCCACCGCTGGCCGGCGGGCCGGGGCGCGCACCCGTCCTGCCCGGTCTGACGCGGCTGGGCGACGGCGGCGCCCCCGACCTCGTGCGGCTGGTGAGCGCGGCGGCGACGGCCTGCCACCGGCTCGGGCTGGGGCGGTGCGGAGATCAGCCGTTGGCCTTCTCGTACTCGGCGCGGATGTTGGCCGGGACGCGGCCACGGTCGTTGATGTCGTAG
- a CDS encoding ATP-dependent Clp protease ATP-binding subunit: MFERFTDRARRVVVLAQEEARMLNHNYIGTEHILLGLIHEGEGVAAKALESLGISLEAVRQQVEEIIGQGQQAPSGHIPFTPRAKKVLELSLREALQLGHNYIGTEHILLGLIREGEGVAAQVLVKLGADLNRVRQQVIQLLSGYSGGKEAATAGGPAEGTPSTSLVLDQFGRNLTQAARESKLDPVIGREKEIERVMQVLSRRTKNNPVLIGEPGVGKTAVVEGLAQAIVKGEVPETLKDKHLYTLDLGALVAGSRYRGDFEERLKKVLKEIRTRGDIVLFIDELHTLVGAGAAEGAIDAASILKPMLARGELQTIGATTLDEYRKHLEKDAALERRFQPIQVAEPSLPHTIEILKGLRDRYEAHHRVSITDSALVAAATLADRYISDRFLPDKAIDLIDEAGSRMRIRRMTAPPDLREFDEKIAGVRRDKESAIDSQDFEKAASLRDKEKQLLAAKAKREKEWKAGDMDVVAEVDEDLIAEVLATATGIPVFKLTEEESSRLLRMEDELHKRVIGQKDAVKALSRAIRRTRAGLKDPKRPGGSFIFAGPSGVGKTELSKALAEFLFGDEEALISLDMSEFSEKHTVSRLFGSPPGYVGYEEGGQLTEKVRRKPFSVVLFDEVEKAHPDIFNSLLQILEDGRLTDSQGRVVDFKNTVIIMTTNLGTRDISKGFNLGFAAQGDTKSNYERMKAKVSDELKQHFRPEFLNRVDDVIVFPQLSQDDILQIVDLMIGRVDERLKDRDMGLELSQEAKELLAKKGYDPVLGARPLRRTIQREIEDTLSEKILFGDLRPGHIVVVGTEGEGDDRTFTFRGEEKSALPDAPPVESAAGGGPNLSKE; encoded by the coding sequence ATGTTCGAGAGGTTCACCGACCGCGCGCGGCGGGTTGTCGTCCTGGCTCAGGAAGAAGCCCGGATGCTCAACCACAACTACATCGGCACCGAGCACATTCTCCTGGGACTGATCCACGAGGGTGAGGGTGTCGCCGCTAAGGCCCTGGAGAGCCTCGGGATTTCGCTCGAGGCGGTCCGCCAGCAGGTGGAGGAGATCATCGGCCAGGGCCAGCAGGCCCCGTCCGGCCACATCCCCTTCACCCCTCGCGCCAAGAAGGTCCTGGAGCTGTCGCTCCGCGAGGCCCTCCAGCTCGGCCACAACTACATCGGCACGGAGCACATCCTGCTCGGCCTGATCCGCGAGGGCGAGGGCGTCGCCGCCCAGGTCCTCGTGAAGCTGGGCGCCGATCTGAACCGGGTGCGGCAGCAGGTCATCCAGCTGCTCTCCGGTTACTCGGGGGGCAAGGAGGCCGCCACGGCAGGCGGTCCGGCCGAGGGCACGCCCTCGACCTCCCTGGTCCTCGACCAGTTCGGCCGCAACCTCACGCAGGCCGCCCGCGAATCCAAGCTCGACCCGGTCATCGGGCGCGAGAAGGAGATCGAGCGGGTCATGCAGGTGCTCTCGCGCCGCACCAAGAACAACCCGGTCCTCATCGGCGAGCCCGGCGTCGGCAAGACCGCCGTCGTCGAGGGGCTGGCGCAGGCCATCGTCAAGGGCGAGGTGCCCGAGACCCTCAAGGACAAGCACCTCTACACCCTGGACCTCGGCGCGCTGGTCGCGGGCTCCCGGTACCGCGGTGACTTCGAGGAGCGCCTGAAGAAGGTCCTCAAGGAGATCCGCACCCGAGGCGACATCGTCCTGTTCATCGACGAGCTGCACACGCTCGTCGGCGCGGGTGCCGCCGAGGGCGCGATCGACGCCGCCTCGATCCTCAAGCCGATGCTCGCCCGCGGTGAGCTCCAGACGATCGGTGCGACCACCCTCGACGAGTACCGCAAGCACCTGGAGAAGGACGCCGCGCTGGAGCGCCGCTTCCAGCCGATCCAGGTCGCGGAGCCGTCGCTGCCGCACACCATCGAGATCCTGAAGGGTCTGCGGGACCGGTACGAGGCCCACCACCGGGTCTCCATCACCGACTCCGCGCTGGTGGCCGCCGCGACCCTCGCCGACCGGTACATCTCGGACCGCTTCCTGCCGGACAAGGCGATCGACCTGATCGACGAGGCCGGCTCACGCATGCGCATCCGCCGGATGACCGCGCCGCCGGACCTCCGCGAGTTCGACGAGAAGATCGCCGGCGTCCGCCGGGACAAGGAGTCCGCGATCGACTCGCAGGACTTCGAGAAGGCCGCCTCCCTCCGCGACAAGGAGAAGCAGCTCCTGGCCGCCAAGGCCAAGCGGGAGAAGGAGTGGAAGGCCGGCGACATGGACGTCGTCGCCGAGGTCGACGAGGACCTGATCGCCGAGGTCCTGGCCACGGCCACGGGCATCCCGGTCTTCAAGCTGACCGAGGAGGAGTCCTCGCGTCTGCTGCGCATGGAGGACGAGCTGCACAAGCGCGTCATCGGCCAGAAGGACGCCGTCAAGGCGCTCTCCCGGGCGATCCGGCGCACGCGGGCCGGGCTCAAGGACCCGAAGCGTCCCGGTGGCTCGTTCATCTTCGCCGGCCCGTCGGGTGTCGGTAAGACCGAGCTGTCCAAGGCGCTCGCCGAGTTCCTCTTCGGTGACGAGGAGGCGCTGATCTCCCTCGACATGTCGGAGTTCAGCGAGAAGCACACGGTCTCCCGCCTCTTCGGCTCGCCCCCCGGCTACGTGGGGTACGAGGAGGGTGGTCAGCTGACCGAGAAGGTGCGCCGCAAGCCGTTCTCCGTCGTCCTCTTCGACGAGGTGGAGAAGGCCCACCCGGACATCTTCAACTCGCTGCTCCAGATCCTGGAGGACGGTCGCCTGACCGACTCCCAGGGCCGGGTCGTCGACTTCAAGAACACGGTCATCATCATGACGACCAACCTCGGCACCCGGGACATCTCCAAGGGCTTCAACCTGGGCTTCGCCGCCCAGGGCGACACCAAGAGCAACTACGAGCGGATGAAGGCGAAGGTCAGCGACGAGCTGAAGCAGCACTTCCGCCCCGAGTTCCTCAACCGTGTCGACGACGTCATCGTCTTCCCGCAGCTCAGCCAGGACGACATCCTCCAGATCGTCGACCTCATGATCGGCCGCGTGGACGAGCGTCTGAAGGACCGGGACATGGGCCTGGAGCTCAGCCAGGAGGCCAAGGAACTGCTCGCCAAGAAGGGCTACGACCCGGTTCTGGGCGCGCGTCCCCTGCGTCGCACCATCCAGCGGGAGATCGAGGACACCCTGTCCGAGAAGATCCTGTTCGGCGACCTCCGCCCCGGCCACATCGTGGTCGTCGGCACCGAGGGCGAGGGCGACGACCGGACCTTCACCTTCCGGGGTGAGGAGAAGTCGGCGCTGCCCGACGCCCCGCCGGTCGAGTCGGCCGCCGGTGGCGGACCGAACCTGAGCAAGGAGTAA